TGCAATATAAGTTGCTCCTAATTTCATAGCTTCTATTGCTTCATTTACTGAATGAATAGAAACTCCAACTTCATTAAAATCTTTATAAATATTTGGATTAGATTTTAAAACATGTAATGGTAGATGAATCTTTTTACAGTTAAGTTCTTTCGCTACTTTATAATAAGTATGCAATATGCATTTTGTATTATTTTTTTCACATATTTTTAATACATTAACCGCTAAATTCTTATAATCCTTTTCAGATAAATCCTTTTCTCTAAGTACTATACTTACAGATTCAATGACTGTGTTTTTTTTATTCAATGTACATATATCTTGTATTTGTTCTAGAAACTCATTATTGCAAAGATGGCGATTGGTAATTGCTAATAACTTATACATATATATAATCACTCATAACTACTTGCAGGCCATGATTAGCAATTTCATTAGCTATTTCAGATACTGTACGTGAATCAGAAATTTCAAATTGTTCATCACCTTTAGCCTTTTCTTCATCACTATGACCGCCTATTCCAACTGAAACTCCAGCGGAAATTTTAGTTGCAGAAAGTCCAATTACATTATCACGAAATCTAGCACATTCACGAGTTGATATGGTAATATTTGCAAAAGGCAAAAATATTCTGTATGCAGTAATAACCTGTAAAAGTTGCCTTTCATGTACATCTTTTGGATTAATTTTATCATTATTTATTATTGGACGTAATCTTGGACAGGAAATAGCAATTTCAGCATGAGGATATTTACGTTGAATGATGTGAGCATGAAGTCCTGTTGCAAAAGCATCCTTACGAAAATCATCTAATCCAAGTAATGCAGCAAATCCAACACCTCTCATTCCACCTTTTAATGCTCTTTCTTGTGCGTTAAAACGATAGGGGAAAATACGCTTGTGTCCAGCTAAATGTAATGTTTCATATTTATCAGGATTATAAGTTTCCTGAAATACAGTAACAAAATCTGCTCCACATTCATGTAAGTATGCATATTCATCAGAGTTCATTGGGTATACTTCAAGACCAATTACCTTAAAATATTTTCTAGCTATTTTGCAGGCCTCACCAATATAAGAAACATCAGACATACTACGGCTTTCACCAGTAAGAAGCAATATTTCTTGTAGTCCAGTTTTAGCAATACTTTGCATTTCTTTTTCTATTTCTTCTGCATTAAGTTTAGCACGCTTAATTTTGTTATGACAGTTAAAGCCACAATAAATACAATAGTTTTCACAATAGTTAGCAATATAAAGGGGAGTAAACATATAAACTGAATTACCAAAGTGTTTATGAGTTTCTAATTTAGCACGTTTAGCCATTTCTTCAATAAAGGGAAGGGCTGCTAGAGATAATAAGGCTGCAAAATCTTCAATATCTAATACATCTTTATTAAGAGCTCTAATCACATCATAGCTTGTATATTTTTCATAATCATAAGCTTTCATTTTTGATATAACTTGATCCATAATATTAGATTCAATTATCTCCATACCCGGCATATATTTCATATGATCAACAGATTGTTCCATTTAAATCTCCTCCTTAATCTTCAAGAAATCCAGTTAATGGTGATGAAGCTGAAGCTCCATTATTAAGCACGCGACCAAGACCTGAAAGATAGGCTGTTCTTCCTGCTTCTATTGCATTTTTAAAGGCTTTTGCCATAGCTGAAATATTACCTGCTGTAGCAATTGCAGTATTAGCCATAATAGCATCAACCCCCATTTCCATAGCTTCACAAGCCTGAGATGGTCGTCCAATTCCTGCATCCACAATAATTGGAATCTCAATTTCATCAACTAAAATTTTAATAAAATCACCTGTACTTAATCCTTTGTTTGATCCAATAGGCGCGGCAAGAGGCATAATAGCTGAAGCTCCTGCATTTACCATATCTCTTGCAACATTTAGATCCGGATACATATAAGGCATTACTACAAATCCTTCCTTTGCAAGAATTTCAGTAGCTTTTATTGTTTCATAATTATCCGGTAAAAGATATTTTGAATCACGAATAACTTCAATTTTAATAAAATCTCCACATCCAATTTCACGAGCTAAACCTGCAATACGAACTGCTTCTTCAGCATTACGAGCTCCTGATGTGTTTGGAAGTAATGTAACATTTTTAGGTATGTAATCTAAAATATTAGCACTACCACCTAAATTAGCACGACGTAATGCTAAAGTAATAATCTCTGCACCAGCATTTTCAATAGCTGCCTTTATTAAATCAAGTGAATACTTTCCAGATCCTAATATAAATCGTGAATTAAATTCATGGCCACCTATAATAAGTTTGTCAGTATTATTTTTCATATCATTTCCCATTTTACCCACTCCTTTATTTTGTTACTGTTAAATTTATATAATCAAGTCATATCTCATCTAATGTTTAGTAAAGTTTAAAATAGTAATATAGCTTTAGTCATTGTGATTATTAGTGCATAAGTTTATTTTAGCTTTAATTTATACTTCTTCTATTCCTAGTATTAACCTTAAAACCATATTTGATTGATGACCTGCGCAAATAGATACACGTGGAGCCATTAGTCCTCGTCCTACCATAGCACCCGTTGCTCTATCACCACATAAATAAAAATTATCTGTTACTTTTTTTGTGACTATTGTATTACTACTTTCATATCCTGCCATTCCTGAAGCTGATACAATTTTCTTTAGTGGATAACATTCAATAAG
Above is a window of Clostridium sporogenes DNA encoding:
- a CDS encoding thiazole synthase; amino-acid sequence: MKNNTDKLIIGGHEFNSRFILGSGKYSLDLIKAAIENAGAEIITLALRRANLGGSANILDYIPKNVTLLPNTSGARNAEEAVRIAGLAREIGCGDFIKIEVIRDSKYLLPDNYETIKATEILAKEGFVVMPYMYPDLNVARDMVNAGASAIMPLAAPIGSNKGLSTGDFIKILVDEIEIPIIVDAGIGRPSQACEAMEMGVDAIMANTAIATAGNISAMAKAFKNAIEAGRTAYLSGLGRVLNNGASASSPLTGFLED
- a CDS encoding thiamine phosphate synthase; the encoded protein is MYKLLAITNRHLCNNEFLEQIQDICTLNKKNTVIESVSIVLREKDLSEKDYKNLAVNVLKICEKNNTKCILHTYYKVAKELNCKKIHLPLHVLKSNPNIYKDFNEVGVSIHSVNEAIEAMKLGATYIAAGHIFATDCKKGIPPRGLGFLSSICSSVHIPVYAIGGISPTNAEKAINAGAEGVCIMSGLMTCRNSKLFMGKYAFI
- the thiH gene encoding 2-iminoacetate synthase ThiH — protein: MEQSVDHMKYMPGMEIIESNIMDQVISKMKAYDYEKYTSYDVIRALNKDVLDIEDFAALLSLAALPFIEEMAKRAKLETHKHFGNSVYMFTPLYIANYCENYCIYCGFNCHNKIKRAKLNAEEIEKEMQSIAKTGLQEILLLTGESRSMSDVSYIGEACKIARKYFKVIGLEVYPMNSDEYAYLHECGADFVTVFQETYNPDKYETLHLAGHKRIFPYRFNAQERALKGGMRGVGFAALLGLDDFRKDAFATGLHAHIIQRKYPHAEIAISCPRLRPIINNDKINPKDVHERQLLQVITAYRIFLPFANITISTRECARFRDNVIGLSATKISAGVSVGIGGHSDEEKAKGDEQFEISDSRTVSEIANEIANHGLQVVMSDYIYV